One genomic window of Sphingobacterium oryzagri includes the following:
- a CDS encoding glycoside hydrolase family 10 protein: MNLRPIKSAAVMVLIMTTVLFSCASRKNKRASKALQSPAVAVVQSDNTQSDKPAAANTGAPAAVVTKAKVSEKKEPVEVPLRVELPSVSREFRGAWIATVANINWPTRGNYSTEAQKREAIQLLDFLKENNFNAVIFQVRPSGDALYESPYEPWSYFLTGETGKRPYPYYDPLTFWVEEAHKRGLELHVWLNPYRAHHSSGGTVTSESMVKKAPEMVVRLRNGMYWFDPANPKTQDHAAKVVLDIVKRYNIDGVHFDDYFYPYASYNGGADFPDDASWSVYRKSGGSLSRADWRRDNVNKFIERVYREIKAEKGFVKFGISPFGIWKPGYPAGITGSSQYDELYADAKLWLNRGWIDYFTPQLYWPIEPQRQSFTALLRWWQSENTQHRHVWPGLNTVEVRSSNRPQEIVRQIEATRQLIPNSVGAAHWSIAGLTKSPSMVQAIKEQVYQQKALIPRTPWLFANPLLAPSLLLTPETSSVFAKWLHKQPDQVFQWIAYAQYGDTWEYEILDAAQSEKSFPKVKNGKQLKAVAVKAVDRLSNESEYVAKRAI, translated from the coding sequence ATGAACTTAAGACCGATAAAAAGTGCAGCGGTCATGGTATTAATCATGACGACCGTGCTGTTTTCTTGTGCATCGCGTAAGAACAAAAGGGCATCAAAAGCCTTGCAATCGCCTGCTGTAGCGGTAGTGCAATCTGATAATACGCAAAGTGATAAACCCGCGGCGGCGAATACAGGAGCTCCTGCTGCGGTAGTAACGAAGGCCAAAGTTTCCGAGAAAAAGGAACCGGTAGAGGTGCCCTTGCGAGTCGAGTTGCCAAGTGTATCTCGCGAATTTCGCGGCGCTTGGATCGCCACGGTAGCAAATATAAACTGGCCTACGAGGGGCAATTATTCTACTGAAGCGCAAAAACGCGAAGCCATTCAATTGTTAGACTTTCTCAAAGAGAACAATTTTAATGCAGTTATTTTTCAGGTGCGTCCCTCGGGCGATGCATTATACGAAAGTCCGTACGAACCCTGGTCATATTTCCTGACTGGCGAGACGGGCAAGCGCCCCTATCCTTATTACGATCCGCTTACGTTTTGGGTTGAAGAAGCACATAAGCGTGGATTAGAACTCCACGTTTGGTTAAATCCATACCGCGCTCACCATTCCAGCGGTGGAACGGTCACTTCGGAATCCATGGTTAAAAAGGCGCCGGAAATGGTGGTGCGTTTGCGTAACGGCATGTACTGGTTTGATCCGGCCAATCCCAAGACGCAAGATCACGCAGCCAAAGTGGTGCTAGATATTGTAAAGCGTTACAACATCGATGGCGTGCATTTTGACGATTATTTTTATCCTTACGCAAGTTACAACGGCGGAGCTGATTTTCCAGACGATGCGTCCTGGAGCGTTTACCGTAAGTCGGGCGGCTCCTTGTCGCGTGCTGACTGGCGTCGAGATAATGTCAATAAATTTATCGAACGGGTATATCGTGAAATAAAGGCGGAAAAAGGTTTTGTAAAATTTGGTATTAGCCCGTTTGGCATCTGGAAGCCAGGTTATCCGGCCGGCATTACAGGCTCCTCGCAGTATGATGAACTTTACGCTGATGCTAAGCTGTGGCTGAATCGCGGCTGGATTGATTATTTTACACCACAATTGTATTGGCCTATTGAGCCACAACGGCAGAGTTTTACGGCCTTGCTGCGCTGGTGGCAAAGCGAAAACACACAGCACCGACATGTGTGGCCAGGGTTGAATACGGTGGAAGTGCGCTCGTCAAACAGGCCGCAGGAAATTGTGCGTCAAATTGAGGCGACCCGACAGCTTATTCCGAATAGCGTAGGGGCGGCACACTGGAGTATTGCGGGTTTAACCAAAAGCCCGAGTATGGTGCAGGCAATAAAAGAACAAGTTTATCAGCAAAAAGCGCTCATTCCGAGAACGCCCTGGTTATTTGCTAATCCATTATTAGCACCAAGCTTGTTGCTCACGCCGGAAACCAGTAGCGTATTTGCGAAGTGGTTGCATAAGCAGCCAGATCAGGTGTTCCAATGGATTGCCTATGCGCAATACGGCGATACCTGGGAATACGAAATATTGGACGCAGCGCAAAGCGAAAAGAGCTTTCCAAAAGTAAAAAATGGAAAACAATTGAAAGCCGTTGCTGTCAAAGCGGTGGATAGGCTAAGCAATGAAAGTGAGTATGTTGCGAAAAGAGCAATCTAA
- the recG gene encoding ATP-dependent DNA helicase RecG, which produces MADLSIKTPIAYLKGIGPQKADVINKELQIFTIGDLLEYYPFRYIDRTEFHKIRKLHADMLGAQVLGRLTSLQEVGEKRARRLIGQFRDDTGSIELVWFQSITWLKKSLQVGTAYIAYGKPTEFNGQISITHPEMERYNSQEKKIGNLTMQPVYSSTEKLKKFNLDSKGIQKLQQAALETVYRDLYEPLPSYIVEEQQLLPYPQALLAIHFPQDVQTLQAAIRRLKFEELFFIQLRLLRNKQLNTQKYRGHRFDQVGDKFTTFFNDRLPFPLTNAQKRVVKEIRVDTNTGAQMNRLVQGDVGSGKTVVALMSMLLAIDNGFQACMMAPTEILAQQHFAGISALLGDDIARVKLLTGSTPAKERRIIHQQLEDGTLDILIGTHALIEDKVKFKQIGFVVIDEQHRFGVEQRAKLWRKNTIPPHMLVMTATPIPRTLAMTMYGDLDISVIDELPAGRKPIKTVHFFENQRLRVFGFMREEISKGRQVYVVFPLIKESEKMDLLYLEAGLENLQREFPLPEFKISIVHGKLSVKDKDFEMQRFVKGETQIMVATTVIEVGVNVPNASVMIIENSERFGLSQLHQLRGRVGRGAEQSFCILMSGNKLSKEGRTRLETMVRTSDGFEIAEVDLQLRGPGDISGTQQSGVLEMKIANLAADQAILTEARSRVIEIFKEDPSLTLEKNSLLVHYLAQRNPSISWDKIS; this is translated from the coding sequence ATGGCTGATTTATCCATAAAAACCCCCATAGCATACCTGAAAGGTATAGGCCCACAGAAAGCGGATGTCATCAATAAGGAATTGCAGATCTTTACGATAGGCGACCTTTTGGAGTATTATCCCTTTCGCTATATTGATCGTACCGAGTTTCATAAAATTCGGAAGTTACATGCAGATATGTTGGGCGCGCAGGTTTTGGGTCGGCTTACATCGCTTCAAGAGGTTGGCGAAAAGCGTGCGCGACGTTTGATCGGCCAGTTTCGGGATGACACAGGAAGCATCGAGCTGGTTTGGTTTCAAAGTATTACCTGGCTAAAAAAAAGTCTTCAGGTAGGCACCGCATATATCGCTTATGGTAAACCTACTGAATTTAACGGGCAAATCTCGATCACACACCCGGAGATGGAACGCTATAACAGCCAGGAGAAGAAAATTGGTAACCTGACTATGCAACCGGTCTATTCATCAACCGAAAAGCTAAAAAAATTCAATCTGGACAGCAAAGGCATACAGAAGCTGCAACAAGCCGCGCTGGAAACGGTTTACCGCGACCTTTACGAACCGCTGCCGAGCTATATTGTAGAAGAACAGCAATTATTGCCTTACCCGCAAGCGTTGCTCGCTATTCATTTTCCGCAAGATGTACAAACGCTCCAAGCGGCCATCCGCCGGCTTAAATTTGAAGAGCTATTTTTTATACAACTTCGCTTGTTGCGTAATAAGCAGCTGAATACACAGAAATATCGCGGCCACCGCTTTGACCAGGTTGGCGATAAGTTTACCACTTTTTTTAACGATCGCCTGCCTTTTCCACTGACCAATGCGCAGAAACGTGTGGTTAAAGAAATTCGGGTTGATACCAACACCGGCGCGCAGATGAACCGCTTAGTGCAGGGCGATGTAGGATCGGGCAAAACCGTGGTAGCCCTGATGTCGATGTTGCTCGCGATCGACAATGGTTTTCAGGCCTGTATGATGGCGCCAACGGAGATCTTAGCACAACAACACTTCGCCGGAATCAGCGCATTACTTGGCGACGATATTGCACGGGTTAAGCTCTTGACCGGCTCTACACCAGCAAAAGAGCGCCGCATCATTCATCAACAATTAGAAGATGGCACACTTGATATCTTGATCGGCACACATGCGCTGATTGAAGATAAAGTTAAATTTAAGCAAATCGGGTTTGTAGTTATTGATGAACAGCATCGCTTTGGCGTGGAGCAACGTGCGAAGCTATGGCGCAAAAACACGATTCCTCCGCATATGCTGGTGATGACGGCCACACCGATACCGCGTACGTTGGCCATGACGATGTATGGCGATCTGGACATCTCGGTTATTGACGAACTGCCTGCCGGACGTAAACCGATTAAAACGGTACATTTCTTTGAAAACCAACGCTTGCGCGTGTTCGGCTTTATGCGCGAGGAGATTAGTAAAGGCCGACAGGTGTACGTGGTCTTCCCGTTGATCAAAGAGAGTGAAAAAATGGATTTGCTTTACCTGGAGGCGGGACTGGAAAACTTACAACGCGAATTTCCGCTGCCCGAATTCAAGATCAGCATTGTGCATGGCAAGTTATCCGTTAAAGATAAGGATTTTGAGATGCAGCGGTTTGTGAAAGGAGAAACACAAATCATGGTCGCGACAACCGTCATTGAGGTGGGCGTAAATGTGCCAAATGCCTCGGTTATGATTATCGAAAATTCAGAACGCTTTGGCCTTTCACAGCTCCATCAGCTGCGCGGACGCGTTGGGCGCGGCGCGGAGCAGTCTTTTTGCATTTTAATGTCGGGCAATAAACTGAGCAAAGAGGGCCGGACGCGCCTGGAAACCATGGTGCGAACATCTGATGGATTTGAAATCGCAGAAGTTGATCTTCAGTTGCGCGGACCTGGCGATATCTCGGGCACGCAACAGTCGGGCGTGCTGGAAATGAAAATTGCCAACCTTGCTGCCGATCAGGCGATACTAACAGAGGCCCGCAGCAGGGTAATCGAAATTTTTAAGGAAGATCCATCGCTCACGCTCGAAAAAAACAGCCTGTTGGTGCATTACCTGGCGCAGCGCAATCCAAGCATTTCCTGGGATAAGATTTCTTAA
- a CDS encoding SusC/RagA family TonB-linked outer membrane protein yields the protein MNKALLLTVALGCVVQSAYAEFRPINSESTHDAFPMPQAVLQNQISGVVSDTNGPLSGVTVAVVGSTTVVQTDEKGAFRLQAPVGSSLRFSAVGYKSKDVAASSNALSVLLESDDTALDEVVVTALGIKREKKALGYAVQDIKSDELMKNKNPNLINSLNGKIAGLNITNSGGSPGASASIIIRGGTSLERDNQPLFVIDGMPMDNSTGVGDMSAFDGNTNIATTNSNRAMDVNPDDIESISVLKGPTAAALYGIRAAAGAIVITTKRGKEGVTSLGISSRFGANWVNKLPAQQGQFKQGSNLDGNYTEESNLSWGNPFTAGETIYNNLEDFFQTGITYDNNFNVTGGNAKGNFYLSGGNIKQTGIVPTTDYERTNFRLNAEQKLGIFTFGANGSFSNANTTKTLTGTGLYGSGGNGYMESIIAWPRNLDMMDWENPNGSQKLLFPDIPLEDNIDNPYWTIYRNPQTDKTNRFLGTFYTQAKLASWLDATYRFGVDNYTSVYDTKISAGSSVIEEYQKGMISQNIRQYNFLTHNFLLNFHKVVAEDWDFNVLLGAATEDSYAKSSATRAQNFIIPGFYAFNNAADIDKFAYDNVTRIRRAGVYGDLKVGYKDIIYLGATLRNDWSSTLPKANQSFMYPSFSGSLIFTELFEKNTILSYGKIRSSWASVGKDAPAYRTKTYLSNPLNTVGGGVINQYTLGNGVLIPEKTQSFEVGADLKFFRDKLGLEVTYYDNKSVDQILSPRVDNATGGILKYVNAGTLQNKGVEVTVNTMPIKRANFSWDVALNFSHNTGRVQDLPGDISILYVTDVQVAGGQAASFENGDFMAISGRTWVTDEAGNYILNWDTGLPTVNTTLKQVGNREPDFIGGLNNSLTFKNWNLSFLFDFRKGGDILNGTEYLLTFNGLSAQTANRGNTITLSGVARNPATGDYENVTREVVADQKYYQQYFSQQTTNFIENVNWLRLRSVNLTYDISKSLLARSKFIKGATLNLNATNLLLFTNYSGMDPETSAAGAGVVGSGSVGIDYAGVPNTRSVTFGVNLKF from the coding sequence ATGAACAAAGCTCTACTGTTGACGGTGGCTTTAGGATGTGTCGTGCAAAGTGCCTATGCGGAGTTTCGACCGATAAATTCGGAATCAACTCATGATGCCTTTCCTATGCCGCAGGCTGTACTCCAAAATCAAATTTCCGGCGTCGTTAGTGATACCAATGGCCCGCTGTCTGGCGTTACCGTGGCCGTTGTCGGATCCACGACCGTGGTGCAGACGGATGAAAAAGGTGCGTTTAGGTTGCAAGCTCCTGTCGGAAGCTCGTTACGTTTTTCTGCCGTGGGCTACAAGTCTAAGGATGTCGCGGCCAGCAGCAATGCATTGTCAGTCTTGCTGGAAAGTGATGATACGGCCTTGGATGAGGTGGTGGTTACAGCACTTGGTATTAAAAGGGAGAAAAAAGCCCTGGGCTATGCGGTGCAAGATATCAAGTCTGATGAATTGATGAAGAATAAGAATCCCAACCTGATCAATTCGTTAAATGGTAAAATCGCGGGATTGAATATCACCAATTCTGGTGGATCGCCCGGCGCATCGGCTTCGATTATCATTCGCGGTGGAACTTCGTTGGAGCGGGATAATCAACCGCTGTTTGTAATTGATGGCATGCCGATGGATAACTCTACTGGTGTGGGCGATATGTCTGCTTTCGATGGTAATACCAATATTGCAACGACAAACAGTAACCGCGCGATGGACGTTAACCCCGATGATATCGAATCGATATCGGTTTTGAAAGGGCCGACAGCTGCCGCTTTATACGGTATTCGAGCGGCTGCCGGCGCGATCGTTATCACCACTAAGCGCGGAAAAGAAGGCGTAACGTCTTTAGGCATCAGTTCGCGGTTTGGCGCCAACTGGGTCAATAAATTGCCGGCCCAGCAAGGACAGTTTAAGCAAGGTTCTAATTTGGATGGAAATTATACCGAAGAATCAAATCTTTCCTGGGGTAATCCTTTTACCGCAGGCGAGACCATCTACAATAACCTGGAAGATTTCTTTCAGACAGGCATTACCTACGACAATAACTTTAACGTCACAGGGGGCAATGCCAAAGGCAACTTTTACCTGTCGGGCGGTAACATCAAACAAACCGGCATTGTGCCAACGACCGATTACGAACGCACAAATTTTCGCCTGAATGCGGAACAGAAACTCGGTATTTTTACCTTTGGTGCTAACGGTAGCTTTAGTAATGCGAATACCACGAAAACACTGACCGGAACCGGATTGTACGGCTCCGGCGGAAACGGCTACATGGAGTCGATTATCGCCTGGCCGCGTAATTTGGATATGATGGATTGGGAAAATCCCAATGGATCACAAAAGTTGCTTTTTCCAGATATCCCGTTGGAAGATAATATTGATAACCCTTATTGGACGATTTATAGAAACCCACAAACCGATAAAACAAACCGGTTTTTAGGTACATTTTATACGCAGGCTAAACTGGCCAGCTGGCTGGATGCAACCTATCGGTTTGGCGTTGACAATTATACATCGGTATATGATACGAAAATCTCAGCGGGCTCATCTGTGATCGAAGAATATCAGAAAGGCATGATTTCCCAAAATATTCGTCAGTACAATTTCCTCACGCATAATTTTTTGCTGAATTTTCACAAAGTTGTGGCGGAAGATTGGGATTTCAATGTTCTATTGGGCGCAGCGACCGAAGATAGCTACGCAAAATCGTCGGCTACACGCGCGCAGAATTTTATTATTCCCGGATTTTACGCATTTAACAACGCTGCAGATATTGACAAGTTTGCGTATGACAACGTGACCCGTATCCGCCGTGCTGGTGTCTATGGCGATTTGAAAGTCGGCTACAAAGATATCATTTACCTTGGCGCGACGCTGCGAAATGACTGGTCATCTACTTTGCCAAAAGCCAATCAGTCGTTTATGTATCCTTCCTTTAGTGGTAGTTTGATTTTTACGGAATTGTTTGAAAAGAATACTATTCTGTCCTACGGTAAAATTCGCTCTTCCTGGGCTTCGGTAGGTAAAGATGCACCTGCATATCGTACAAAAACCTACTTATCCAATCCGTTGAATACGGTCGGCGGCGGTGTGATCAATCAATATACACTCGGTAATGGTGTGCTTATTCCTGAAAAAACACAGTCGTTTGAAGTGGGCGCTGATTTAAAATTCTTCCGCGATAAATTAGGTCTGGAAGTAACGTATTACGACAATAAGTCAGTCGATCAGATCTTATCGCCACGTGTAGATAATGCGACCGGCGGGATTTTAAAGTATGTGAATGCGGGTACGTTACAAAATAAAGGGGTCGAAGTAACGGTAAATACAATGCCGATAAAGAGAGCGAACTTTTCCTGGGATGTAGCGCTCAACTTTTCGCATAATACGGGACGTGTACAAGACTTACCGGGAGATATTTCCATTTTGTACGTTACCGATGTGCAGGTGGCGGGCGGACAAGCAGCTTCTTTCGAAAATGGTGATTTTATGGCCATCAGCGGACGTACTTGGGTAACCGATGAGGCAGGAAATTATATCTTAAACTGGGATACGGGTTTGCCAACCGTGAATACCACATTGAAGCAAGTTGGCAACCGTGAACCTGATTTTATCGGCGGATTGAACAACAGCTTGACTTTCAAAAATTGGAATCTTTCGTTTTTGTTTGACTTCAGAAAAGGCGGTGATATCTTAAACGGCACCGAATATCTGTTAACCTTTAACGGGCTAAGTGCGCAGACCGCCAATCGTGGTAACACCATAACGCTATCGGGCGTTGCGCGCAATCCAGCTACCGGCGATTATGAAAATGTCACGCGTGAAGTGGTTGCTGATCAAAAATATTACCAACAGTATTTTAGTCAGCAGACAACTAATTTTATTGAAAACGTCAATTGGCTGCGTCTGCGCTCCGTAAATCTTACCTACGACATCTCCAAAAGTTTGCTGGCTCGCTCAAAATTTATTAAGGGGGCAACACTTAATTTAAACGCGACAAACTTATTGCTGTTTACGAACTATTCAGGTATGGATCCGGAAACAAGCGCTGCCGGAGCCGGCGTCGTCGGATCTGGATCTGTCGGTATCGATTATGCCGGTGTTCCTAATACAAGAAGCGTAACCTTTGGCGTTAACTTAAAATTCTAA
- the nagA gene encoding N-acetylglucosamine-6-phosphate deacetylase gives MTTQKIALTNGQIYNGEDIFLGHALLIEGEHIQGIFPKQAVPDDYQLVDVQKGVICPGLIDLQIYGAGQDLFSADVSTAALSRIEQSLLAQGCTSFMLTLASNSDSVFKDAIRVFEQANPRVALGLHLEGPFLNEKKRGAHPAEFIVPATVEHIEHLLAEHTTAVKMMTVAPELLDESCAELLLQKNILLSAGHSAATFEQAASSLQHMHAVTHLWNAMSPLHHRDPGLPGAVFNHPTLAASIIVDGIHVDFEAVKISKQLLGDRLFLITDAVVPCKHGIYQHLFQHDRYALPDGTLSGSALTMLQAIRNCVEKVGIPLEEAIRMASSYPANLIERTDIGNLNNGSLANVLVFNENYEVQHVFFEGQQVGAV, from the coding sequence ATGACAACACAGAAAATTGCATTGACCAATGGACAGATTTACAACGGAGAGGATATCTTTCTCGGGCACGCTTTGCTGATCGAGGGCGAACATATTCAGGGAATATTTCCGAAGCAAGCCGTTCCGGATGATTATCAATTGGTTGATGTGCAAAAAGGTGTGATCTGTCCGGGATTGATTGATCTGCAAATTTACGGTGCAGGCCAAGATCTTTTTTCCGCCGATGTCAGCACAGCGGCCTTATCCCGCATCGAGCAAAGCTTGCTGGCGCAAGGCTGTACGTCGTTTATGCTCACCTTAGCCAGCAACAGCGACAGCGTGTTTAAAGATGCTATCCGGGTTTTTGAGCAGGCAAATCCGCGTGTAGCACTCGGCTTACATCTGGAAGGACCGTTTTTAAACGAAAAAAAACGCGGTGCTCATCCGGCTGAATTTATTGTGCCTGCCACCGTCGAACATATCGAACATTTGCTAGCGGAACATACCACAGCGGTAAAAATGATGACCGTGGCTCCGGAATTGCTCGATGAATCGTGCGCCGAGCTCTTGCTGCAAAAAAATATTTTGCTCAGCGCAGGGCACAGCGCAGCAACGTTTGAGCAGGCAGCGTCCAGTTTACAACACATGCATGCGGTTACGCATCTTTGGAATGCCATGTCGCCGCTACATCACCGAGATCCCGGCCTTCCCGGAGCGGTTTTTAATCATCCGACTTTGGCGGCTTCTATTATTGTTGATGGTATACATGTAGATTTTGAGGCGGTTAAGATCAGCAAACAATTATTGGGCGATCGGCTGTTTCTCATTACAGATGCCGTGGTGCCCTGCAAGCATGGAATTTATCAACATCTATTCCAGCATGATCGTTATGCATTGCCGGATGGAACACTAAGCGGATCGGCGCTAACCATGTTGCAAGCGATTCGTAATTGTGTAGAAAAAGTTGGTATTCCGCTGGAGGAAGCCATTCGTATGGCGAGTAGCTACCCCGCCAACTTGATTGAGCGAACGGATATAGGCAACTTAAATAACGGTTCGCTGGCTAACGTGTTGGTATTTAACGAAAATTATGAAGTGCAACATGTGTTTTTTGAAGGTCAGCAAGTTGGCGCCGTTTAG
- a CDS encoding RidA family protein produces MSQKQILNTENAPAAIGPYNQAIKAGNTLYVSGQIPLIPETMELVSTGVADETHQVLKNVQAILEHAGYTFEDVVKASIFISDMQDFATINEVYAQYFTGNQPARECVAVKTLPKQVNVEISVIAWKD; encoded by the coding sequence ATGTCACAAAAACAAATTTTAAACACGGAGAATGCACCCGCTGCAATTGGGCCTTACAACCAGGCGATCAAAGCAGGCAACACCTTATATGTATCCGGCCAGATTCCGCTGATTCCAGAAACCATGGAATTGGTCAGCACAGGTGTGGCCGATGAAACACATCAAGTGCTTAAAAATGTACAAGCTATTTTGGAACATGCTGGCTATACTTTCGAAGACGTCGTAAAGGCAAGTATCTTTATCAGCGATATGCAGGACTTTGCGACGATAAACGAGGTTTACGCACAATATTTTACCGGAAACCAGCCCGCTCGCGAATGTGTAGCTGTCAAGACCCTTCCCAAGCAGGTAAATGTGGAGATTTCGGTCATTGCATGGAAAGACTAA
- a CDS encoding EamA family transporter has protein sequence MERLMVKTSTENNLSRRTYFLAAFLAPLIWGFMSIPVRWVREWPADDILNYRILSGLVMLWTYLLLFRRKKLKQDRDHFLSLSKAGKRRAVALTVFASVCIFGNWYTYIYAVNNISVQSAAFAYMICPLITTFSAFILLKEQLSPVKWAALAIALLSVSLLASGSLVDGLWSLGIAALYAFYLISQRVLQGFDKLNTLAIQLVICTLFLLPILLIQGHAVPKDPQFWSAIMVIAVVFTIVPLFLSMYALTRLSSSTTGILLYINPIIAFMLAIVYFKEPIDPHKYIAYALLLIAILLFNSGIFKTMARSGNP, from the coding sequence ATGGAAAGACTAATGGTGAAAACCTCAACAGAAAATAACCTGAGCCGCAGAACGTATTTTCTAGCGGCTTTTTTAGCGCCATTAATATGGGGATTTATGTCTATTCCCGTGCGCTGGGTAAGGGAATGGCCAGCCGATGATATTTTAAATTATCGCATATTGAGCGGACTGGTGATGCTATGGACATATCTTTTGCTATTTCGTCGGAAAAAATTGAAACAAGATCGCGATCACTTTTTATCACTTTCTAAAGCCGGAAAAAGGCGCGCCGTGGCGCTGACAGTTTTTGCCTCCGTTTGCATATTTGGCAATTGGTACACATACATTTACGCGGTAAATAATATCAGCGTGCAATCCGCGGCTTTTGCTTATATGATCTGTCCGCTGATCACCACCTTTAGTGCTTTTATCTTGTTAAAAGAACAGCTTTCACCTGTCAAGTGGGCAGCGCTCGCCATCGCACTGCTCAGTGTAAGCCTACTTGCAAGCGGTTCGCTCGTCGACGGTCTTTGGTCATTGGGGATTGCCGCACTCTATGCCTTTTACCTGATCAGCCAGCGTGTGTTACAGGGATTTGATAAATTAAATACGCTAGCGATTCAACTCGTTATTTGTACGCTATTCTTATTGCCCATACTGCTTATACAAGGTCACGCTGTCCCGAAAGATCCACAGTTTTGGTCGGCTATTATGGTTATTGCTGTCGTTTTCACGATTGTCCCGCTTTTTTTGAGCATGTATGCGCTCACCCGTCTTTCATCTAGTACAACGGGTATTCTCTTATATATCAATCCGATCATCGCTTTTATGCTAGCTATCGTTTATTTTAAGGAGCCTATTGATCCGCATAAATATATAGCCTATGCTTTGCTATTGATCGCCATTTTACTTTTTAACAGCGGTATTTTCAAAACGATGGCGAGATCAGGCAACCCTTAG
- a CDS encoding N-acetylmuramoyl-L-alanine amidase: MVKRIVGLFALFFLFGTLHLVSAQDRPYIVQRPITWDAQRDSLSLDYLKNRHGIAAPTVEIVPKMVVVHWTDVLSVNKTIRVFDPVKLPGRPSLQKASALNVSAQFVIGRDGSIFQLLPETTFARHTIGLNYCAIGIENIGSSRYPLTEAQLQANTALIKYLMAKYPIEYVIGHHEYQIFKDTAWWKETDPGYLTKKTDPGDEFMNQLRLNLGLAGGLMGTK, translated from the coding sequence ATGGTGAAGAGGATAGTAGGATTGTTTGCGCTTTTTTTTCTGTTTGGTACTTTACATCTTGTTTCAGCACAAGATAGGCCTTATATCGTACAAAGACCGATTACCTGGGATGCTCAACGGGATAGTCTTTCGCTAGATTACCTCAAGAACAGGCATGGCATTGCGGCGCCAACAGTAGAAATCGTTCCGAAGATGGTGGTGGTGCACTGGACAGATGTTTTATCGGTCAATAAAACCATCCGCGTTTTTGATCCCGTAAAACTTCCCGGTCGGCCAAGTTTGCAAAAAGCCAGCGCGTTAAATGTTTCTGCCCAGTTTGTCATCGGGCGGGATGGCTCTATTTTTCAACTGCTGCCCGAAACAACCTTTGCTCGGCACACCATCGGATTGAACTATTGTGCTATCGGTATCGAAAACATTGGCTCTTCGCGTTATCCACTTACCGAAGCCCAGCTTCAGGCCAACACAGCGCTCATCAAATACTTGATGGCCAAATATCCAATAGAATACGTTATCGGACACCATGAATACCAAATCTTTAAAGATACAGCTTGGTGGAAAGAGACCGATCCGGGCTACCTCACCAAAAAGACGGATCCGGGCGATGAATTTATGAACCAGTTGCGGTTGAATCTCGGTCTAGCGGGCGGTTTAATGGGCACCAAGTAG